The Paenarthrobacter aurescens region GATGATGGGCGACGGCGTCATCGACTTCGCCACCATCGGCACCTGGGTCAGGGACGCCGGATACACCGGAGACATCGAGGTTGAAATCTTCAATCAGGAAATCTGGGACGCCGATGGGGACAGCGTCCTGGAAACAATGAAGCAGCGCTACGCGGAGCTCGTGCTCCCGTTCGCATAAGAACGTGATCCTCCCGCGGATGCCCTAAGCTCCGCGGGAGGATCGCTCCAAAACCAGCGGGTCCCTGCCAAGGTCACGGCAGGGGCCCGCTTTTGTGTCAGCGCCACCCATTCTTCAGCTTTGCTGGCTCGGGACTGTGCGGTCACCACCTACTTTGATTTCTGGCATCGGCGGACACGCCGCATTCTGGGTGTGTCGAGAGGCTTTGAGTTTCGAAGAAGGTGGTGACCGCACGCTCGTCTTTTGTGTCAGTTATACGTCGTCGAACGCGCAGGTGAGATAAGTGGTACACAGCCGAAACATTGCGTCGATGCGAGGAAACAATGGCCACCTACGCTGGTTTTACCTGGACAAAGACGTCCACGAAACCACTGAAAGGACACCACCATGATGCTCTTGAAGACCCTCAGCTTTTTCCTCGATGCCAGCGGCCACCAGAACGGCCCCGCCGGCGAATCCAACCCAGACCACTCCCCCGCCATTGCTACCGAACGCCTGACCTCCAGCGCTTGGGAGGGCTGGTGGGATGACGCCGATCAGGGCTTCCCCGCCGAAGCCTGAGATCGCTCAAGAAGCCCGCGCCGTCAGCTGCAGGCGGGCTGTCGGCAGACCAATAAGGGTGACCGATCCGCCGTCGTGGGCTTGCAGTTCCAGGCCGATGTTCCGCGAGCCGTCCTGCGGCATGACGGCTCGGACCTGAAAAACCTCGCCGCCGATCCGGACGTTGTCGCCGCCCTTGATGGCTTTGAGCTTCTTGTGCATCTCAGCGGCCACTGCGGCGATCTCCACGATCTTCCTGCTCGGCCCCGGCACCGTGGTTCTCACGGATTTCTTCGCCGTCCTTAATGACTTCCTCTTCCTTCTCCTGCATCTTGTCGCTCTTCTTGGTATCGCGAGGCGGCAGCTGGATGCTCTCTTCGGCCTCGATGCCGCCCTGAAGTTGGCGTCCACGTTCCATCTCGGCGTCGAACTCCGCACCAAACAGGAGGGACATGTTCAGGATCCAGAGCCACAGCAGCATGATGATCACGCCGGCCAGGGCGCCATAGGTCTTGTTGTAGTTGCTGAAGTTGGCCACGTAGAAGCCAAAGCCCAGAGATGCCAGGGCGAAAATCACCAGGGCAATCAACGAACCCATGCTCATCCAACGGAACTTTGGCTGCTTCACGTTGGGGGTGAAGTAATAGAGCACAGCGATGATTGCGACAACGATGATGATGAGGACCGGCCACTTGGCGATGTTCCAAACGGTGAGGGCGGTCTCCGACAATCCGATAGCACCTCCGATGGCCTCAGCCACCGGCCCGCTCAGGACCAGCATGGCTGCGGCGAGTGCTGCGCCCACCACTGCCACTACGGTGACGGCGAGCATGGTGCCCCGCAGCTTGACGAATCCGCGGCCCTCATCAACTTCGTAGACCCTGTTCATGGCCCGGCTGAAGGCCGTGGTGTAGCCGGAGGCGGACCACAGTGCCACGAGAATACCGATGATCAGCGTGAATCCGGCGGCGTTGGACTGCGTCAGTTCCTCAATGGGCTGCCGCATGGCATCCACACCCGGTCCGGGCGCGAACTGCTGGACTATGTCCAGAAGGGCGGTGGTGGTTTTTCCGGCATCGCCGAAGATACCGATCAGGGAAACCAGCGCCAGAAGGGCTGGAAACAGGGAGAGCACGGCGTAGTAGGTCAGGCCGGCGGCGGCGTCCGGGCACTGGTCCTTGGTAAATTCGCGCAGAGTCCGCTTGGCGATGTACATCCACGTAGGCTTGACCAGATCATTTGGACTGTCCGGCTTACGCGAGTCTTCCGGGGAAGGGGCGGTCTGCGCTTTGGCTGTGCTGGTGTGGGCTGAGTCTTGTGTAGTCATGGGGCACTCGTCCGTGGGGGTAGTTTTCGCGAACAACTGACCCATCAATAGTAAGCATGCTGATGATTACTTCGGAAGAACCCACGCCGAATTAACGCCGGCAAAGCTGCAAATCGCTGACCCGCTGACCCGCTCAGGCCAGCTTACTGGCCAGCAGGAACTCGAATGGCGACTCAATCACGGACCGGATCACTTGGCCCGCAGCGCCGAGAAGCGTTCCGGAATGCTCCAGGCTGGACACCGTCAGATTCTCCGGATGCAGCAAACCAGGGGCGTAACGCGCCAAACTGCCCAGCAGGGCGGGCCGGAGCCATTCCGCCAGCACGGCAAAGTGTCCGCCAAGTACAACGGCTTCAATATCCATCAACCGGGCAGAAGAGGCGAGCGCAACGCCCAAGTACCTCCCGGCGTCGTGAACTGCCTGAGTAGCCTGCGGCTCCCCGGCCGCCAGCGCCGCCAGGAGCAACTGCGTGCGCACTCCGAGCGAGCCCTCAGGGATGCCGGCTGCCTCGAAAATGGCCTCCTGGCCGGCAAAGGTTTCCAGGCAGCCAGTGCCCCCGCAGGAGCAGGACGGCCCGTCCGGATGGACAACGATGTGGCCGAGTTCGCCCGCAGAGCCACCCGGCCCGGTATAAAGCTCCGAGCCGATAATGACACCCCCGCCCACTCCAACCTCCCCTGAAACATAGAGGAAATCGGGTTGCCCATGGCCGTACCAAAGCTCTCCGAGTGCGGCACTGTTTGCCTCGTTGGACAACCTGACGCCAAGCGGGGCGCCTTCGAGCAGGGCCCGGGGATTCAGCTCCTCATGCTCCCAGTGCAGGTTAGGCGCGGAAAGGACAAGGTTGCGCTGCTCATCCACGAGCCCCGGCACCGCCAGTCCGCCGCCCAGAATGGAAATGTCCGCTGCAGCCGCCGCGGCGATGGCCTCGGCTGCCAGGCCGGCCAAGCGTTCCATGACCTTTTCGGGCGCAAGCCCCCTGTTGCGCGATTCAACGGTGGAGTGGAAGCGGAGGTTGCCGCCCAGGTCCACAAGGCCAACTGCCAGGTAGTCCACGTTGATTTCCATGCCCACCACACCACGACGCGAGCTCAGTTCCAGGCCCTGTCCGGGGCGCCCCCGCTCGCCATCGCGGTAGAGGCCAACCTCGGAGACCAGCCCGGACTCCACAAGATCGGCAACCAGGCTGGAGACCGCAGCTTTGGTAAGACCCGTTCCCGCGGCCAATTGCGCACGGCTGGGTTTGGCATCACCGGTCCGCGCGATGGAGTCCATCACCAGGGAAAGATTCCGACGGCGGACGTCGCCTACGCGCCCGGGCGCGGCTTGATCGTTCACTGGCATGGACCTCCCTGCTTCTTCGAAAAATCTTTTCGACTTCCATTGACCATGATCCATCATCCCCCATATAGTTCAGATTGAAAACTAATTGGAATGCACTTCTCCAAGTTCTTCCCCCAGTGCTTTGCAAAGGAGCAAAAATGACCCCGCAGCCCACCCCGCAGGACCGCTTCACCTTTGGCCTCTGGACCGTTGGCTGGACCGGTGCCGACCCCTTCGGCGTAGCCACCCGTCCGGCGTTGGACCCCGTTGAAGCAGTTCACAAGCTCAGTGAGCTGGGCGCCTACGGCATCACGTTCC contains the following coding sequences:
- a CDS encoding YihY/virulence factor BrkB family protein — its product is MTTQDSAHTSTAKAQTAPSPEDSRKPDSPNDLVKPTWMYIAKRTLREFTKDQCPDAAAGLTYYAVLSLFPALLALVSLIGIFGDAGKTTTALLDIVQQFAPGPGVDAMRQPIEELTQSNAAGFTLIIGILVALWSASGYTTAFSRAMNRVYEVDEGRGFVKLRGTMLAVTVVAVVGAALAAAMLVLSGPVAEAIGGAIGLSETALTVWNIAKWPVLIIIVVAIIAVLYYFTPNVKQPKFRWMSMGSLIALVIFALASLGFGFYVANFSNYNKTYGALAGVIIMLLWLWILNMSLLFGAEFDAEMERGRQLQGGIEAEESIQLPPRDTKKSDKMQEKEEEVIKDGEEIRENHGAGAEQEDRGDRRSGR
- a CDS encoding ROK family transcriptional regulator, producing the protein MDHGQWKSKRFFEEAGRSMPVNDQAAPGRVGDVRRRNLSLVMDSIARTGDAKPSRAQLAAGTGLTKAAVSSLVADLVESGLVSEVGLYRDGERGRPGQGLELSSRRGVVGMEINVDYLAVGLVDLGGNLRFHSTVESRNRGLAPEKVMERLAGLAAEAIAAAAAADISILGGGLAVPGLVDEQRNLVLSAPNLHWEHEELNPRALLEGAPLGVRLSNEANSAALGELWYGHGQPDFLYVSGEVGVGGGVIIGSELYTGPGGSAGELGHIVVHPDGPSCSCGGTGCLETFAGQEAIFEAAGIPEGSLGVRTQLLLAALAAGEPQATQAVHDAGRYLGVALASSARLMDIEAVVLGGHFAVLAEWLRPALLGSLARYAPGLLHPENLTVSSLEHSGTLLGAAGQVIRSVIESPFEFLLASKLA